One window of Dysgonomonas mossii genomic DNA carries:
- the trxA gene encoding thioredoxin, which produces MALEITDASFEDVLKSDKPVVIDFWAEWCGPCRMVGPIVEELAGEYADKVTIGKVDVDNNDEITSKYGIRNIPTILFIKNGEVVDKQVGAAQKSVLVDKIENLLK; this is translated from the coding sequence ATGGCTTTAGAAATTACAGATGCAAGTTTTGAGGATGTTCTAAAATCGGACAAGCCTGTCGTTATTGATTTTTGGGCAGAATGGTGTGGCCCATGTCGTATGGTCGGTCCAATTGTTGAAGAATTGGCCGGTGAATATGCCGATAAAGTAACCATTGGTAAAGTAGATGTGGATAACAATGACGAGATTACCTCTAAATATGGTATTCGTAATATCCCCACTATACTTTTTATTAAAAATGGTGAAGTGGTTGATAAACAAGTTGGTGCAGCACAGAAATCTGTTTTAGTAGACAAAATTGAAAATCTATTGAAATAA